A DNA window from Drosophila biarmipes strain raj3 chromosome 2R, RU_DBia_V1.1, whole genome shotgun sequence contains the following coding sequences:
- the LOC108026697 gene encoding protein charlatan isoform X2: MATLIPVNGGHPAASGQSSNVEATYEDMFKEITRKLYGEETGNGLHTLGTPVAQVATSGPTAVPEGEQRSFTNLQQLDRSAAPSIEYESSAAGATGNNVATTQANVIQQQQQQQQQAESGNSVVVTASSGASVVPAPSVAAVGGFKSEDHLSTAFGLAALMQNGFAAGQAGLLKAGEQQQRWAQDGSGLVAAAAAEPQLVQWTSGGKLQSYAHVNQQQQQQQQPHQSTPKSKKHRQEHAAELIYASPSTSANAAQNLAQSTPTSAPSNSSGGSTSSSGGGGGGRKKAAQAAAAAAANGVHIQKRYACTHCPYSTDRRDLYTRHENIHKDEKPFQCYACLKQFNRADHVKKHFLRMHRELQYDINKTRRHISAGSGSSGSGSSGSGSHHSGGRGNVTINSAGVNIDNAFLEAQRHPTSTSMSIVETIEAVASATDMPLSQLKQEKLDDGGGVVLPLHVGVMQQPVASSSSGSSGSHGGTGNAGSNSGLLKPKREKRFTCCYCPWSGADKWGLKRHLNTHTKPFVCLLCDYKAARSERLATHVLKVHNKRACSKCSYLADTQEEYQAHMSDVHPHDNRPARSGNGNQSGGSSSGNSNGNGGGGGNGNNNANAGGHSHSQNLNVLRTIGNSLVANNQLNTYAGNAFGGNVGNANGGGGAVTIYTTTTNEGVAGGGGGGGGGGISGNISGGGPLQEIIVNPSSMVGWRLSANGSLIPPHDLLTGGLPNAATQKRGSERLFQYLEAEGSDPEDYARLLKMDAISRNTASVAQDFHKAGGVHELKIPANHQLLFNNKLPSQWTTREAAALLYSLSSMGGGSAGSVSGSQRQKFGMRARQHSTGEDDENTPSSASSSSFSGDEFNMSATSPLKLSRHAIKLEEMEAKDMVPTKAMMATAFLEAANYEQTAIELLASKRKIKVENDNDEDQENQQHQPHQQHHSQQQQRLQLIKSSPAYKLNNNNSNSNNNNYYKDKSSHRNAGHHHRQDDKENTKIKSPGAAVASIAAAAATSPPSGSGNNGQTPFLTQMEYQNLNRIGTQFQNYVKDIINKYYAAETPLMLAAAAAALPTATTTGQQQRHPELNIENLSPSKRRRLLSETEEYIEYLRNKEDITLTIAPKTQPPPPVTSLLKRQLDLSTPRRSPKKAAPAHSYSSASNASRKSLNQLATLLPLLADAASQQEYLAAPLDFSKKSSSRKQAQPKKIRLTPEAVVTLLRDKYLNRMVRQRLGCLKCNQSRKNSSISFNYHTLGSLALHKYWRHGQEGSSSSTGRQKLQAALQKRIRRGQAEKC, encoded by the exons ATGGCCACACTAATACCAGTGAACGGCGGCCATCCAGCAGCGAGCGGACAATCCTCCAATGTGGAGGCGACATACGAAGATATGTTCAAGGAAATCACACGCAAATTGTACGGCGAGGAGACCGGAAACGGTTTGCACACGCTCGGCACGCCGGTGGCTCAGGTGGCCACCAGCGGGCCAACAGCGGTGCCCGAGGGCGAGCAGCGCTCCTTCACGAACCTG CAACAACTCGATCGCTCGGCAGCGCCCAGCATTGAATACGAGTCCAGTGCGGCAGGCGCCACCGGCAACAACGTGGCCACCACCCAGGCCAATGTAatccagcaacaacagcagcagcagcagcaagcgGAGTCGGGCAACTCCGTGGTGGTGACGGCCAGCAGTGGGGCGTCTGTGGTGCCGGCACCCAGTGTGGCAGCCGTCGGTGGCTTCAAGTCCGAGGATCACCTGAGCACCGCCTTCGGGCTGGCGGCCCTGATGCAGAACGGCTTCGCAGCAGGCCAGGCGGGTCTGCTCAAGGCcggcgagcagcagcagcgatgGGCGCAGGATGGATCGGGTCTGGTGGCGGCAGCGGCCGCGGAACCCCAGCTCGTCCAGTGGACCTCAGGCGGAAAGCTCCAGAGCTACGCTCACGTcaaccaacagcagcagcagcaacaacagccgcATCAGAGCACACCCAAGTCCAA AAAACACCGTCAGGAGCATGCGGCTGAGTTGATCTACGCCAGCCCCTCGACATCGGCCAATGCGGCTCAGAACCTGGCCCAATCCACACCCACCTCAGCGCCCAGCAACAGTAGTGGCGGCAGCACCAGTTCctccggcggaggaggaggcggtcGTAAGAAGGCCGCTCAAGCGGCAGCCGCCGCAGCCGCGAATGGAGTGCACATCCAGAAGCGGTACGCCTGCACCCACTGTCCGTACTCCACGGACAGGCGGGATCTGTACACTCGGCACGAGAACATCCACAAGGACGAGAAGCCCTTCCAGTGCTACGCCTGCCTCAAGCAGTTCAACCGAGCCGATCATGTCAAGAAGCACTTCCTACGCATGCACCGCGAGCTGCAGTACGACATCAACAAGACCCGGCGACACATCTCGGCGGGCAGTGGCTCCTCGGGCAGCGGTTCCTCGGGCAGTGGATCCCATCACTCCGGTGGTCGCGGCAATGTGACCATTAACTCGGCGGGCGTCAACATAGACAACGCCTTCTTGGAGGCCCAACGACATCCCACCTCGACCAGCATGAGCATCGTGGAGACCATCGAGGCGGTGGCCTCGGCAACGGACATGCCACTGTCCCAGCTCAAGCAGGAGAAACTGGACGATGGCGGTGGCGTGGTCCTGCCCCTGCACGTGGGCGTGATGCAGCAGCCGGTGGCCAGCTCGAGTTCCGGCAGCAGTGGCAGTCACGGCGGCACCGGCAACGCTGGCAGCAACTCTGGCCTGCTGAAGCCAAAGCGGGAGAAGCGCTTCACCTGCTGCTACTGCCCGTGGTCCGGTGCGGATAAGTGGGGCCTCAAGCGGCACCTCAACACGCACACAAAGCCCTTCGTCTGTCTGCTCTGCGATTACAAGGCGGCGCGATCCGAGCGCCTGGCCACCCACGTGCTCAAGGTGCACAACAAGCGGGCCTGCAGCAAGTGCTCCTATCTGGCGGACACGCAGGAGGAGTACCAGGCTCACATGAGCGATGTGCA TCCGCACGATAATCGGCCGGCGCGCAGCGGCAACGGCAACCagagcggcggcagcagcagcggcaatagcaacggcaacggcggcggcggcggcaatggcaacaacaatgccAATGCCGGgggccacagccacagccagaACCTCAATGTGCTGCGAACCATTGGCAACAGCCTGGTGGCCAACAACCAGCTGAACACCTATGCCGGCAATGCTTTTGG TGGCAATGTGGGGAATGCGAATGGAGGCGGCGGTGCCGTAACCATCtacaccaccaccaccaatgagggcgtggccggcggcggcggaggcggcggtggcggtggcatTAGCGGCAACATTTCCGGCGGCGGACCGCTCCAGGAGATCATCGTGAATCCCTCGTCGATGGTCGGCTGGCGGCTGAGCGCCAACGGGTCGCTCATCCCGCCGCACGATCTGCTCACCGGCGGATTGCCGAACGCGGCCACGCAGAAGCGCGGCTCGGAGCGATTGTTTCAGTACCTCGAGGCCGAGGGCAGCGATCCGGAGGACTATGCGCG TCTGCTGAAAATGGACGCCATTAGTCGCAACACCGCTTCGGTCGCTCAGGATTTTCATAAGGCGGGAGGCGTGCACGAGTTGAAAATACCAGCCAATCATCAACTCCTGTTTAACAATAAACTGCCTTCGCAATGGACGACACGAGAGGCTGCTGCACTGCTGTACAGCCTGAGCAGCATGGGCGGCGGTTCCGCCGGCTCCGTTTCCGGCTCCCAGCGCCAGAAGTTCGGCATGCGGGCGCGACAACATTCCACCGGCGAGGATGACGAGAACACACCATCGTCCGCCTCCTCGTCGAGCTTCTCCGGCGATGAGTTCAACATGAGCGCCACATCGCCGCTGAAGCTGTCGCGGCATGCCATCAAGCTGGAGGAGATGGAGGCCAAGGACATGGTGCCCACCAAGGCGATGATGGCAACGGCATTTCTAGAGGCGGCCAACTACGAGCAGACGGCCATcgagctgctggccagcaAACGGAAGATCAAGGTCGAGAACGACAACGACGAGGACCAAGAGAACCAGCAGCATCAGCCACATCAGCAACATcacagccagcagcagcagcgattGCAGCTTATTAAATCGTCTCCCGCGTACAAATTGaataacaacaatagcaacagcaataacaacaactacTACAAGGACAAGTCGTCCCACAGAAATGCCGGTCACCATCATCGCCAGGATGACAAGGAGAACACCAAGATCAAGTCGCCTGGAGCAGCAGTAGCGAGtattgcagctgcagcagcaacatcgccgcccagcggcagcggcaacaacggcCAGACACCGTTTCTCACACAAATGGAGTACCAGAATCTCAATCGCATTGGCACCCAGTTCCAGAACTACGTCAAGGACATAATCAACAAGTACTACGCGGCGGAGACGCCGCTGATGCtggctgctgcagcagcagccttGCCCACGGCCACGACCACGGGTCAGCAGCAACGCCACCCCGAACTGAATATTGAGAACCTTTCGCCGAGCAAGCGGCGTCGCCTGCTTAGCGAAACGGAGGAGTACATCGAGTATCTGCGCAACAAGGAGGACATTACCCTGACCATTGCACCGAAAACACAGCCACCACCGCCTGTGACATCTCTGCTCAAGCGCCAGTTGGATCTCAGTACCCCGCGTCGAAGCCCCAAGAAGGCGGCTCCGGCTCACAGTTACAGCAGCGCCTCGAATGCCTCCCGCAAGTCGCTCAACCAGCTGGCCACCTTGTTGCCACTACTGGCGGATGCGGCCAGCCAGCAGGAATATCTGGCTGCCCCGCTGGACTTCAGCAAGAAGTCGAGCTCGCGCAAGCAGGCGCAGCCCAAGAAGATCCGCCTGACGCCCGAGGCGGTGGTCACTCTACTGAGGGACAAGTACCTCAATCGCATGGTGCGGCAGCGCTTGGGCTGCCTCAAGTGCAACCAGTCGCGAAAGAACAGCTCCATCAGCTTCAACTATCACACGCTGGGATCACTGGCCCTGCACAAGTACTGGCGACATGGCCAGGAGGGATCCTCCTCCTCGACTGGGAGACAAAAGCTGCAGGCAGCTCTGCAGAAGAGGATTCGCCGCGGACAGGcggaaaaatgttaa
- the LOC108026697 gene encoding protein charlatan isoform X3, translating into MATLIPVNGGHPAASGQSSNVEATYEDMFKEITRKLYGEETGNGLHTLGTPVAQVATSGPTAVPEGEQRSFTNLQQLDRSAAPSIEYESSAAGATGNNVATTQANVIQQQQQQQQQAESGNSVVVTASSGASVVPAPSVAAVGGFKSEDHLSTAFGLAALMQNGFAAGQAGLLKAGEQQQRWAQDGSGLVAAAAAEPQLVQWTSGGKLQSYAHVNQQQQQQQQPHQSTPKSKKHRQEHAAELIYASPSTSANAAQNLAQSTPTSAPSNSSGGSTSSSGGGGGGRKKAAQAAAAAAANGVHIQKRYACTHCPYSTDRRDLYTRHENIHKDEKPFQCYACLKQFNRADHVKKHFLRMHRELQYDINKTRRHISAGSGSSGSGSSGSGSHHSGGRGNVTINSAGVNIDNAFLEAQRHPTSTSMSIVETIEAVASATDMPLSQLKQEKLDDGGGVVLPLHVGVMQQPVASSSSGSSGSHGGTGNAGSNSGLLKPKREKRFTCCYCPWSGADKWGLKRHLNTHTKPFVCLLCDYKAARSERLATHVLKVHNKRACSKCSYLADTQEEYQAHMSDVHGNVGNANGGGGAVTIYTTTTNEGVAGGGGGGGGGGISGNISGGGPLQEIIVNPSSMVGWRLSANGSLIPPHDLLTGGLPNAATQKRGSERLFQYLEAEGSDPEDYARLLKMDAISRNTASVAQDFHKAGGVHELKIPANHQLLFNNKLPSQWTTREAAALLYSLSSMGGGSAGSVSGSQRQKFGMRARQHSTGEDDENTPSSASSSSFSGDEFNMSATSPLKLSRHAIKLEEMEAKDMVPTKAMMATAFLEAANYEQTAIELLASKRKIKVENDNDEDQENQQHQPHQQHHSQQQQRLQLIKSSPAYKLNNNNSNSNNNNYYKDKSSHRNAGHHHRQDDKENTKIKSPGAAVASIAAAAATSPPSGSGNNGQTPFLTQMEYQNLNRIGTQFQNYVKDIINKYYAAETPLMLAAAAAALPTATTTGQQQRHPELNIENLSPSKRRRLLSETEEYIEYLRNKEDITLTIAPKTQPPPPVTSLLKRQLDLSTPRRSPKKAAPAHSYSSASNASRKSLNQLATLLPLLADAASQQEYLAAPLDFSKKSSSRKQAQPKKIRLTPEAVVTLLRDKYLNRMVRQRLGCLKCNQSRKNSSISFNYHTLGSLALHKYWRHGQEGSSSSTGRQKLQAALQKRIRRGQAEKC; encoded by the exons ATGGCCACACTAATACCAGTGAACGGCGGCCATCCAGCAGCGAGCGGACAATCCTCCAATGTGGAGGCGACATACGAAGATATGTTCAAGGAAATCACACGCAAATTGTACGGCGAGGAGACCGGAAACGGTTTGCACACGCTCGGCACGCCGGTGGCTCAGGTGGCCACCAGCGGGCCAACAGCGGTGCCCGAGGGCGAGCAGCGCTCCTTCACGAACCTG CAACAACTCGATCGCTCGGCAGCGCCCAGCATTGAATACGAGTCCAGTGCGGCAGGCGCCACCGGCAACAACGTGGCCACCACCCAGGCCAATGTAatccagcaacaacagcagcagcagcagcaagcgGAGTCGGGCAACTCCGTGGTGGTGACGGCCAGCAGTGGGGCGTCTGTGGTGCCGGCACCCAGTGTGGCAGCCGTCGGTGGCTTCAAGTCCGAGGATCACCTGAGCACCGCCTTCGGGCTGGCGGCCCTGATGCAGAACGGCTTCGCAGCAGGCCAGGCGGGTCTGCTCAAGGCcggcgagcagcagcagcgatgGGCGCAGGATGGATCGGGTCTGGTGGCGGCAGCGGCCGCGGAACCCCAGCTCGTCCAGTGGACCTCAGGCGGAAAGCTCCAGAGCTACGCTCACGTcaaccaacagcagcagcagcaacaacagccgcATCAGAGCACACCCAAGTCCAA AAAACACCGTCAGGAGCATGCGGCTGAGTTGATCTACGCCAGCCCCTCGACATCGGCCAATGCGGCTCAGAACCTGGCCCAATCCACACCCACCTCAGCGCCCAGCAACAGTAGTGGCGGCAGCACCAGTTCctccggcggaggaggaggcggtcGTAAGAAGGCCGCTCAAGCGGCAGCCGCCGCAGCCGCGAATGGAGTGCACATCCAGAAGCGGTACGCCTGCACCCACTGTCCGTACTCCACGGACAGGCGGGATCTGTACACTCGGCACGAGAACATCCACAAGGACGAGAAGCCCTTCCAGTGCTACGCCTGCCTCAAGCAGTTCAACCGAGCCGATCATGTCAAGAAGCACTTCCTACGCATGCACCGCGAGCTGCAGTACGACATCAACAAGACCCGGCGACACATCTCGGCGGGCAGTGGCTCCTCGGGCAGCGGTTCCTCGGGCAGTGGATCCCATCACTCCGGTGGTCGCGGCAATGTGACCATTAACTCGGCGGGCGTCAACATAGACAACGCCTTCTTGGAGGCCCAACGACATCCCACCTCGACCAGCATGAGCATCGTGGAGACCATCGAGGCGGTGGCCTCGGCAACGGACATGCCACTGTCCCAGCTCAAGCAGGAGAAACTGGACGATGGCGGTGGCGTGGTCCTGCCCCTGCACGTGGGCGTGATGCAGCAGCCGGTGGCCAGCTCGAGTTCCGGCAGCAGTGGCAGTCACGGCGGCACCGGCAACGCTGGCAGCAACTCTGGCCTGCTGAAGCCAAAGCGGGAGAAGCGCTTCACCTGCTGCTACTGCCCGTGGTCCGGTGCGGATAAGTGGGGCCTCAAGCGGCACCTCAACACGCACACAAAGCCCTTCGTCTGTCTGCTCTGCGATTACAAGGCGGCGCGATCCGAGCGCCTGGCCACCCACGTGCTCAAGGTGCACAACAAGCGGGCCTGCAGCAAGTGCTCCTATCTGGCGGACACGCAGGAGGAGTACCAGGCTCACATGAGCGATGTGCA TGGCAATGTGGGGAATGCGAATGGAGGCGGCGGTGCCGTAACCATCtacaccaccaccaccaatgagggcgtggccggcggcggcggaggcggcggtggcggtggcatTAGCGGCAACATTTCCGGCGGCGGACCGCTCCAGGAGATCATCGTGAATCCCTCGTCGATGGTCGGCTGGCGGCTGAGCGCCAACGGGTCGCTCATCCCGCCGCACGATCTGCTCACCGGCGGATTGCCGAACGCGGCCACGCAGAAGCGCGGCTCGGAGCGATTGTTTCAGTACCTCGAGGCCGAGGGCAGCGATCCGGAGGACTATGCGCG TCTGCTGAAAATGGACGCCATTAGTCGCAACACCGCTTCGGTCGCTCAGGATTTTCATAAGGCGGGAGGCGTGCACGAGTTGAAAATACCAGCCAATCATCAACTCCTGTTTAACAATAAACTGCCTTCGCAATGGACGACACGAGAGGCTGCTGCACTGCTGTACAGCCTGAGCAGCATGGGCGGCGGTTCCGCCGGCTCCGTTTCCGGCTCCCAGCGCCAGAAGTTCGGCATGCGGGCGCGACAACATTCCACCGGCGAGGATGACGAGAACACACCATCGTCCGCCTCCTCGTCGAGCTTCTCCGGCGATGAGTTCAACATGAGCGCCACATCGCCGCTGAAGCTGTCGCGGCATGCCATCAAGCTGGAGGAGATGGAGGCCAAGGACATGGTGCCCACCAAGGCGATGATGGCAACGGCATTTCTAGAGGCGGCCAACTACGAGCAGACGGCCATcgagctgctggccagcaAACGGAAGATCAAGGTCGAGAACGACAACGACGAGGACCAAGAGAACCAGCAGCATCAGCCACATCAGCAACATcacagccagcagcagcagcgattGCAGCTTATTAAATCGTCTCCCGCGTACAAATTGaataacaacaatagcaacagcaataacaacaactacTACAAGGACAAGTCGTCCCACAGAAATGCCGGTCACCATCATCGCCAGGATGACAAGGAGAACACCAAGATCAAGTCGCCTGGAGCAGCAGTAGCGAGtattgcagctgcagcagcaacatcgccgcccagcggcagcggcaacaacggcCAGACACCGTTTCTCACACAAATGGAGTACCAGAATCTCAATCGCATTGGCACCCAGTTCCAGAACTACGTCAAGGACATAATCAACAAGTACTACGCGGCGGAGACGCCGCTGATGCtggctgctgcagcagcagccttGCCCACGGCCACGACCACGGGTCAGCAGCAACGCCACCCCGAACTGAATATTGAGAACCTTTCGCCGAGCAAGCGGCGTCGCCTGCTTAGCGAAACGGAGGAGTACATCGAGTATCTGCGCAACAAGGAGGACATTACCCTGACCATTGCACCGAAAACACAGCCACCACCGCCTGTGACATCTCTGCTCAAGCGCCAGTTGGATCTCAGTACCCCGCGTCGAAGCCCCAAGAAGGCGGCTCCGGCTCACAGTTACAGCAGCGCCTCGAATGCCTCCCGCAAGTCGCTCAACCAGCTGGCCACCTTGTTGCCACTACTGGCGGATGCGGCCAGCCAGCAGGAATATCTGGCTGCCCCGCTGGACTTCAGCAAGAAGTCGAGCTCGCGCAAGCAGGCGCAGCCCAAGAAGATCCGCCTGACGCCCGAGGCGGTGGTCACTCTACTGAGGGACAAGTACCTCAATCGCATGGTGCGGCAGCGCTTGGGCTGCCTCAAGTGCAACCAGTCGCGAAAGAACAGCTCCATCAGCTTCAACTATCACACGCTGGGATCACTGGCCCTGCACAAGTACTGGCGACATGGCCAGGAGGGATCCTCCTCCTCGACTGGGAGACAAAAGCTGCAGGCAGCTCTGCAGAAGAGGATTCGCCGCGGACAGGcggaaaaatgttaa